In Nocardia asteroides, a single genomic region encodes these proteins:
- the gnd gene encoding phosphogluconate dehydrogenase (NAD(+)-dependent, decarboxylating) — protein MQLGMIGLGRMGANIVRRVVADGHTAVGLDRQHSNIEALAGELGDQFVGTTELADFVGALQAPRVVWAMIPAGATSALIDQVAELLEPGDIVIDGGNSRYHEDIARAAKLKPLGLHYVDIGTSGGVFGRTRGFCLMIGGEAEAVAHLDPLLQSIAPGFETAERTPGRTGEPAPAERGYLHCGPAGAGHFVKMVHNGIEYGAMAAYAEGLNILHRANLGTVDPKEFSAEETPLERPELYRYDLDVPEITEVWRRGSVVASWLLDLTAAELHADPNLDAFGGRVSDSGEGRWTLDAAIDTGVPVPVLASALFARFSSRGEAQYADKVLSAMRKAFGGHEELAGG, from the coding sequence ATGCAGCTGGGAATGATCGGTCTTGGCCGGATGGGGGCGAACATCGTCCGCCGGGTGGTCGCGGACGGGCACACCGCCGTCGGCCTCGACCGGCAACACAGCAACATCGAAGCGCTCGCCGGTGAGCTCGGTGACCAGTTCGTCGGGACCACCGAGTTGGCCGACTTCGTCGGTGCCCTGCAGGCGCCGCGGGTGGTGTGGGCGATGATCCCGGCGGGGGCGACCAGCGCCCTCATCGACCAGGTCGCCGAGTTGCTGGAGCCGGGCGACATCGTCATCGACGGGGGCAACAGCCGCTACCACGAGGACATCGCGCGGGCCGCGAAGCTGAAACCGCTCGGGCTGCACTACGTCGACATCGGCACCTCGGGCGGGGTCTTCGGCCGCACCCGCGGGTTCTGCCTGATGATCGGCGGCGAGGCGGAGGCGGTCGCGCACCTCGACCCGCTGCTGCAGTCGATCGCCCCCGGTTTCGAGACCGCCGAGCGCACCCCCGGTCGCACCGGCGAGCCCGCCCCCGCCGAGCGGGGGTACCTGCACTGCGGCCCGGCCGGGGCGGGGCACTTCGTGAAGATGGTGCACAACGGCATCGAGTACGGGGCCATGGCCGCCTATGCCGAGGGGCTCAACATCCTGCACCGGGCGAACCTGGGCACGGTCGACCCGAAGGAGTTCTCCGCCGAGGAGACGCCGTTGGAGCGGCCCGAGTTGTACCGCTACGACCTGGACGTGCCGGAGATCACCGAGGTGTGGCGGCGCGGGTCGGTGGTCGCCTCCTGGTTGCTCGATCTCACCGCCGCCGAGTTGCACGCCGATCCGAACCTGGACGCCTTCGGGGGTCGGGTCTCCGATTCCGGAGAGGGCCGTTGGACGCTCGACGCCGCCATCGACACCGGCGTGCCGGTCCCGGTCCTCGCCTCGGCGCTGTTCGCGCGGTTCTCCTCGCGGGGGGAGGCGCAGTATGCGGACAAAGTGCTTTCGGCCATGCGGAAGGCGTTCGGGGGGCATGAGGAGTTGGCTGGCGGGTGA
- a CDS encoding helix-turn-helix domain-containing protein yields the protein MSVREIGSAIRAARRRYRLTQEQLAELAGTSTRTVRAIEHGTGSTGIGTVAAVAGTVGLAIGIVE from the coding sequence ATGTCGGTGCGAGAGATCGGCAGCGCTATCCGCGCCGCCCGGCGCCGGTATCGGCTCACCCAGGAGCAGCTGGCCGAACTCGCGGGTACCTCGACCCGCACCGTCCGGGCGATCGAACACGGCACCGGCTCGACCGGCATCGGCACCGTCGCCGCGGTGGCGGGAACGGTCGGCCTTGCGATCGGCATCGTCGAATGA
- a CDS encoding type II toxin-antitoxin system HipA family toxin produces the protein MSDLQDLRQVTAADVFKAGRRAARLTRNQDGGVDFGYHPDYLPDGQPIAFTLPVGPEILRRPAGAVPPYFAGLLPEGRRLTVLRRAVKTSEDDELSLLLAVGTDAPGDVQVVPAGRLPADTPALLHDAEPADLEFGRLLDSVDPHAIPGVQPKASASMISLPLTTHLGSFILKLPQPEYPHLIENEFAHLLAARDLRIPVAEAELVTDRTGTTGLLVRRFDRTAESGRLPFEDAAQVLGLPPASKYLPESADLVRALAGVTAAPAVAVRNLYLQFFFAWLTGNGDLHAKNVGVLRAAEGGWVVAPIYDIPSTLIYDDDAMAVPIAGRTRNLRARDWIAFAADIGLTERAAASARHVALRAADGVDYARLPFTGSPLHRLERELRARRHELDRF, from the coding sequence ATGAGCGATCTCCAGGACCTGAGGCAGGTCACCGCGGCCGACGTATTCAAGGCGGGCCGCCGCGCCGCCCGGCTCACCCGGAACCAGGACGGTGGTGTCGACTTCGGCTACCACCCCGACTACCTTCCGGACGGCCAGCCGATCGCGTTCACCCTCCCGGTCGGGCCGGAGATACTCCGGCGCCCGGCCGGTGCGGTACCGCCGTACTTCGCGGGGTTGCTGCCGGAGGGGCGGCGCCTCACCGTCCTGCGGCGAGCGGTGAAGACGAGCGAGGACGACGAGCTCAGTCTGCTGCTCGCGGTCGGCACCGACGCCCCCGGTGACGTGCAGGTGGTACCCGCCGGACGGTTGCCCGCCGACACTCCCGCGCTACTGCACGATGCGGAGCCGGCGGACCTGGAGTTCGGCCGGTTGCTCGATTCCGTCGACCCACATGCCATTCCGGGCGTGCAACCCAAGGCCAGCGCGTCGATGATCAGCCTTCCGCTCACCACGCACCTTGGCAGTTTCATCCTGAAATTGCCGCAACCGGAGTACCCGCACCTGATCGAGAACGAGTTCGCGCACCTGCTGGCCGCGCGCGACTTGCGCATTCCGGTTGCGGAGGCCGAACTGGTGACCGATCGCACCGGCACCACCGGGCTGCTGGTTCGCCGTTTCGACCGGACCGCCGAGTCCGGTCGTCTGCCCTTCGAGGACGCCGCACAGGTGCTGGGCCTGCCCCCCGCGTCCAAGTACCTGCCCGAGAGCGCGGACCTCGTCCGTGCCCTCGCCGGCGTTACCGCCGCGCCCGCTGTCGCGGTGCGAAACCTGTACCTGCAGTTCTTCTTCGCCTGGCTGACCGGAAACGGCGATCTGCACGCCAAGAACGTCGGTGTACTCCGCGCTGCCGAGGGCGGCTGGGTGGTCGCGCCGATCTACGACATCCCGAGCACCCTGATCTACGACGACGACGCCATGGCCGTCCCGATCGCGGGCCGCACCCGCAACCTGCGTGCCAGGGACTGGATCGCCTTCGCTGCCGACATCGGGCTCACCGAACGCGCCGCCGCCTCCGCCCGGCACGTTGCCCTACGCGCCGCCGACGGGGTCGACTACGCCCGCCTCCCCTTCACCGGATCACCCCTGCACCGGCTCGAACGCGAACTTCGAGCCCGCCGCCACGAACTGGACCGCTTCTGA
- a CDS encoding acetyl-CoA C-acetyltransferase: MTTSAKNTSTRPVAIVGGNRIPFARSDKAYAHASNQDMFTAALDGLVSRFGLQGERLGMVTGGAVLKRVGEHSLIRESVLGSTLSPYTPAHDLQLACGTGLQAVVTVGDAIALGRIEAGIGGGTDTTSDAPIGVSEGLRELLLDINRAKTGKDRAKLVGRLRPGMVGIEIPRNAEPRTGLSMGEHAAITAKEFGIAREAQDELAYLSHRNMAAAYDRGFFDDLITPFLGLTRDDNLRPGSTIEKLATLKPVFGVKAGDATMTAGNSTPLTDGASAVLLSSEEWAAERNLPVLAHLVDSEVAAVDYIHGPDGLLMAPTYAVPRLLARNGLTLQDFDYYEIHEAFASVVLCTLAAWESDAYCKERLGLDAALGPIDRSKLNVNGSSLAAGHPFAATGGRIVASTAKLLAENGGGRALVSICAAGGQGVVAIIER, from the coding sequence GTGACCACCTCAGCCAAGAACACGTCCACGCGCCCGGTCGCGATCGTGGGCGGCAACCGCATTCCGTTTGCCCGTTCCGACAAGGCCTACGCGCACGCCTCCAATCAGGACATGTTCACCGCGGCGCTGGACGGGCTGGTCAGCCGGTTCGGGCTGCAGGGCGAGCGGCTCGGGATGGTCACCGGCGGCGCCGTGCTCAAGCGGGTCGGCGAGCACAGCCTGATCCGGGAGAGCGTACTCGGCAGCACCCTCTCGCCGTACACCCCCGCGCACGACCTGCAGCTCGCCTGCGGCACCGGCCTGCAGGCCGTCGTCACGGTCGGCGACGCCATCGCGCTCGGCCGCATCGAGGCGGGCATCGGCGGCGGTACGGATACCACCTCGGACGCCCCGATCGGCGTCAGCGAGGGGCTGCGCGAGCTGCTGCTCGACATCAACCGCGCCAAGACCGGCAAGGACCGCGCCAAGCTCGTCGGCAGGCTGCGGCCGGGCATGGTCGGCATCGAGATCCCGCGCAACGCCGAGCCGCGCACCGGCCTCTCCATGGGCGAGCACGCCGCCATCACGGCGAAGGAGTTCGGCATCGCGCGCGAGGCGCAGGACGAGCTCGCCTACCTCTCGCACCGCAACATGGCCGCCGCCTACGACCGCGGCTTCTTCGACGACCTCATCACCCCCTTCCTGGGTCTGACCAGGGACGACAACCTGCGCCCCGGCTCCACCATCGAGAAACTCGCCACCCTGAAGCCGGTCTTCGGCGTCAAGGCGGGCGACGCCACCATGACCGCGGGCAACTCCACCCCGCTCACCGACGGCGCCTCCGCGGTGCTGCTCTCCAGCGAGGAGTGGGCCGCCGAGCGCAACCTCCCGGTCCTCGCGCACCTGGTGGACAGCGAGGTCGCCGCCGTCGACTACATCCACGGCCCCGACGGCCTGCTCATGGCCCCCACCTACGCCGTCCCCCGGCTGCTCGCCCGCAACGGCCTCACCCTGCAGGACTTCGACTACTACGAGATCCACGAGGCCTTCGCCTCCGTCGTCCTCTGCACCCTCGCCGCCTGGGAATCCGACGCCTACTGCAAGGAGCGCCTCGGCCTCGACGCCGCGCTCGGCCCCATCGACCGCAGCAAGCTCAACGTCAACGGCTCCTCGCTCGCCGCCGGCCACCCGTTCGCCGCCACCGGCGGGCGGATCGTGGCCTCGACCGCCAAGTTGCTCGCCGAGAACGGTGGGGGCCGGGCGCTGGTCTCCATCTGCGCCGCCGGTGGGCAGGGAGTCGTGGCGATCATCGAGCGCTAG
- a CDS encoding 3-oxoacyl-ACP reductase, whose amino-acid sequence MAKSSAAKGAPNLYGSFVHSGPGKFLAGKLGLPQPEALRRYKQGEPALPGPVLLGGKGRVAEPIRALLSDYTFADTLAQGTKYGALVFDATGIGTVEELSQLFEFFQPAMRSIAPSGRVLVVGTTPELTASADEQIAQRALEGFTRSVGKELLRGGTAQLVYLHPEASPAATGLESTLRFVLSAKSAFVDGQVIRVGKDDAAVTGLDWDRPLAGKVAVVTGAARGIGATIAEVFARDGATVIVADIPAAGEALSQTANKVGGTALALDVTAPDAAEKLAEFVTGRFGKLDIIVHNAGITRDKLLANMDEGRWNSVINVNLAAPHRITEGLVARGALAEGGRVIDVSSIAGIAGNRGQTNYGASKAGVIGMVNAEAPKLAEQGITINAVAPGFIETAMTAAIPVATREGGRLLSSLLQGGQTVDVAETIAYFAGPASNAVNGNILRVCGQAMIGA is encoded by the coding sequence GTGGCCAAGTCCTCTGCCGCCAAAGGTGCGCCCAACCTCTACGGCTCCTTCGTCCACTCCGGCCCCGGCAAGTTCCTGGCGGGGAAGCTGGGGCTGCCGCAGCCGGAAGCGCTGCGCCGGTACAAGCAGGGTGAACCGGCGCTGCCCGGCCCGGTGCTGCTCGGCGGCAAGGGCCGGGTGGCCGAGCCGATCCGGGCGCTGCTCTCCGACTACACCTTCGCCGACACGCTCGCCCAGGGCACCAAGTACGGCGCGCTGGTCTTCGACGCCACCGGCATCGGCACCGTGGAGGAGCTCTCCCAGCTCTTCGAGTTCTTCCAGCCGGCCATGCGCAGCATCGCGCCCTCCGGCCGGGTGCTCGTCGTCGGCACCACCCCGGAGTTGACCGCTTCGGCCGACGAGCAGATCGCGCAGCGCGCGCTGGAGGGCTTCACCCGCAGCGTCGGCAAGGAGCTGCTCCGCGGCGGCACCGCGCAGCTGGTCTACCTGCACCCGGAGGCGTCGCCGGCCGCGACGGGGCTGGAGTCGACGCTGCGCTTCGTGCTCTCGGCCAAGTCCGCGTTCGTCGACGGCCAGGTCATCCGGGTCGGCAAGGACGACGCCGCGGTCACCGGGCTGGACTGGGATCGCCCGCTGGCGGGCAAGGTCGCCGTGGTCACCGGTGCGGCGCGCGGCATCGGCGCCACCATCGCCGAGGTCTTCGCGCGCGACGGCGCGACCGTGATCGTGGCCGACATCCCGGCCGCGGGCGAGGCGCTCTCGCAGACCGCGAACAAGGTCGGCGGCACCGCGCTGGCGCTGGACGTCACCGCGCCGGACGCCGCCGAGAAGCTGGCCGAATTCGTCACCGGCCGCTTCGGCAAGCTGGACATCATCGTGCACAACGCCGGCATCACCCGCGACAAGCTGCTCGCCAATATGGACGAGGGCCGCTGGAACTCGGTCATCAACGTCAACCTGGCCGCGCCGCACCGGATCACCGAGGGGCTGGTCGCCAGGGGCGCGCTCGCCGAGGGCGGCCGGGTGATCGACGTCTCCTCGATCGCGGGCATCGCGGGCAACCGCGGCCAGACCAATTACGGCGCCTCCAAGGCGGGCGTGATCGGCATGGTGAACGCCGAGGCGCCGAAGCTGGCGGAGCAGGGCATCACCATCAACGCGGTGGCCCCCGGCTTCATCGAGACGGCCATGACCGCGGCCATCCCGGTCGCCACCCGCGAGGGCGGGCGGCTGCTCAGCTCGCTGCTGCAGGGCGGGCAGACCGTCGACGTCGCGGAGACCATCGCCTACTTCGCCGGTCCGGCCTCGAACGCGGTGAACGGCAACATCCTCCGCGTTTGCGGCCAGGCCATGATCGGGGCGTGA
- a CDS encoding MaoC family dehydratase: MITIDQPKSNGSLYLKAALGAVPLGKRGSAIPDRAIELNGLRVDPEHLAAYCRATGLRFSDALPLTYPFILTFPVVMQLVVARDFPFVAVGAVHAENLIERTRDISVAEPLDITAHIENLREHPKGLLVDAISEIRVGRELVWRQVTTFLHQQRTSLSGGPKAEPKPDEVPPPPLLTWRPDQQQISRYAAASGDRNPIHVSALGAKAFGFPKPIAHGMWSAAKILGAVEGRVPGKVAYAVKFGKPILLPSSVNVYADRVEGGWDLALRNPKKGYPHLTGTLR; encoded by the coding sequence GTGATCACCATCGACCAGCCGAAATCGAACGGCAGCCTGTACCTGAAGGCCGCGCTCGGCGCGGTGCCGCTCGGCAAGCGCGGCTCCGCCATCCCGGATCGGGCGATCGAGCTGAACGGCCTCCGGGTCGACCCGGAGCACCTGGCCGCCTACTGCCGGGCCACCGGGCTGCGCTTCAGCGACGCGCTGCCGCTCACCTACCCGTTCATCCTCACCTTCCCGGTGGTGATGCAGCTGGTGGTGGCGCGCGACTTCCCGTTCGTCGCGGTCGGCGCGGTGCACGCGGAGAACCTGATCGAGCGGACCAGGGACATCTCGGTCGCCGAGCCGCTCGACATCACCGCGCACATCGAGAATTTGCGCGAGCACCCGAAGGGGCTGCTGGTCGACGCGATCAGCGAGATCCGGGTCGGGCGCGAGCTGGTCTGGCGGCAGGTGACGACCTTCCTGCACCAGCAGCGCACCTCGCTCTCCGGCGGGCCGAAGGCCGAGCCCAAGCCGGACGAGGTCCCGCCGCCGCCGCTGCTCACCTGGCGGCCGGATCAGCAGCAGATCAGCCGGTACGCGGCCGCCTCCGGCGACCGCAACCCGATCCACGTCTCGGCGCTCGGCGCCAAGGCGTTCGGGTTCCCGAAGCCGATCGCGCACGGCATGTGGTCGGCGGCCAAGATCCTCGGCGCGGTCGAGGGGCGGGTGCCCGGCAAGGTGGCGTACGCGGTGAAGTTCGGGAAGCCGATCCTGCTTCCGTCGTCGGTGAACGTCTACGCCGACCGGGTGGAGGGTGGGTGGGATCTCGCCCTGCGCAACCCCAAGAAGGGGTATCCGCACCTGACCGGCACGTTGCGCTGA
- a CDS encoding DUF5685 family protein, with the protein MFGVLTPCPHGAVRHGIAPGEWYAQLCGLCLGLRDEHGQLARTATNTDAMALTVLTEAQSAAAPVRTGVGPCALRGMRKAEVATSPGVRLASTASLLLGSAKLDDHVRDGDIRRGARRPVAAVSGRWAKKAAVQASSIGLDIGPMVAAIAEQSRLEQHAQLTLEDLLAPSAFCAGELVAHTAVLAGKPENIEPLRAVGRHFGALAHLADAVEDLDDDLAAGKFNPLTATGTDRVEAYRAMRRAERGLHTAITDAGLDTTPTVRWVLLDPLEGLLHRLGHEVGVLRAKRPPRHHPVAVFPEAPGQKPNLLEGLGLLFQYPSGYACFASHRRPCSGERKDAWLSRMECGDCGEGCDCGSCCDCSNCCSDCDCCECGCCDCDCNC; encoded by the coding sequence ATGTTCGGAGTCCTCACGCCGTGTCCGCACGGCGCGGTCAGACACGGGATAGCTCCCGGCGAGTGGTACGCCCAGCTGTGCGGGCTCTGCCTCGGGCTCCGCGACGAGCACGGGCAGCTGGCCCGGACCGCGACCAATACCGACGCCATGGCGCTGACCGTGCTCACCGAGGCGCAGTCGGCGGCCGCCCCGGTGCGCACCGGGGTCGGGCCGTGCGCGCTGCGCGGCATGCGGAAGGCCGAGGTCGCGACCTCGCCGGGGGTCCGGCTGGCGAGCACCGCCTCGCTGCTGCTCGGCTCGGCCAAGCTGGATGACCACGTCCGCGACGGCGATATCCGGCGGGGTGCGCGCCGCCCGGTCGCCGCGGTCTCCGGCCGCTGGGCGAAAAAGGCGGCCGTTCAGGCGAGTTCGATCGGGCTCGACATCGGGCCGATGGTCGCGGCCATCGCCGAGCAGTCCCGGCTGGAGCAGCACGCCCAGCTCACCCTGGAAGACCTGCTCGCGCCGAGCGCCTTCTGCGCGGGCGAACTCGTCGCGCACACCGCGGTGCTGGCAGGCAAGCCGGAGAACATCGAACCGCTGCGCGCGGTCGGCAGGCACTTCGGCGCGCTGGCGCACCTGGCCGACGCGGTCGAGGATCTCGACGACGACCTGGCCGCGGGCAAGTTCAACCCGCTCACCGCCACCGGCACCGACCGGGTCGAGGCGTACCGCGCCATGCGCCGGGCCGAGCGCGGCCTGCACACCGCCATCACCGACGCCGGACTCGACACCACCCCGACCGTGCGCTGGGTGCTCCTCGACCCGCTCGAGGGGCTCCTGCACCGCCTCGGCCACGAAGTCGGCGTGCTGCGCGCCAAGCGCCCGCCCCGGCACCACCCGGTCGCCGTCTTCCCCGAGGCGCCCGGCCAGAAGCCGAACCTGCTCGAGGGGCTCGGCCTGCTCTTCCAATACCCCTCCGGCTACGCCTGTTTCGCCTCGCACCGCCGCCCCTGCAGCGGCGAGCGCAAGGACGCCTGGCTCTCCCGGATGGAGTGCGGCGACTGCGGCGAAGGCTGCGACTGCGGCAGCTGCTGCGATTGCAGCAACTGCTGCTCCGACTGCGACTGCTGCGAGTGCGGCTGCTGCGACTGCGACTGCAACTGCTGA
- a CDS encoding TetR/AcrR family transcriptional regulator, protein MAGGTKRLPRAVREQQMLDAAVEVFSRKGFHDTSMDAIAAEAKISKPMLYLYYGSKDELFRACIQREGLRFIESVAPAGNPHLTPHEQLRTALEGFLGFVDSNRKSWQVLYRQAIGQETFASEIENARERVIELTAKLLESSARYADPSTNFDIVAAAVIGAGEAIADRVAGGRIEVAEAVALLDDLAWRGLAGRKKSE, encoded by the coding sequence ATGGCGGGCGGAACGAAGCGGCTCCCTCGGGCGGTGCGGGAGCAGCAGATGCTGGACGCCGCGGTCGAGGTGTTCTCGCGGAAGGGCTTCCACGACACCTCGATGGATGCCATCGCCGCCGAGGCGAAGATCTCCAAGCCCATGCTCTACCTCTACTACGGCTCCAAGGACGAGCTCTTCCGCGCCTGCATCCAGCGCGAGGGGCTACGCTTCATCGAGTCCGTCGCGCCCGCGGGAAATCCGCACCTCACCCCGCACGAGCAGCTCCGCACCGCGCTGGAGGGGTTCCTCGGCTTCGTCGACAGCAACCGTAAGTCCTGGCAGGTGCTCTACCGGCAGGCGATCGGGCAGGAGACCTTCGCCTCCGAGATCGAGAACGCCAGGGAGCGGGTTATCGAACTCACCGCGAAACTGCTCGAATCCAGCGCCCGCTATGCCGATCCGAGCACCAACTTCGATATTGTCGCCGCAGCCGTGATCGGTGCGGGCGAGGCCATCGCCGACCGGGTCGCCGGCGGCCGCATCGAGGTCGCCGAGGCCGTCGCCCTCCTCGACGACCTGGCCTGGCGCGGCCTGGCAGGCCGCAAGAAGTCCGAGTAG
- a CDS encoding glycoside hydrolase family 3 N-terminal domain-containing protein produces MRRPPLLLLALIAAAATACSSGDVARTATETTTTAPVTAPPAVTTVARDCGAEFLATLTTRQKLAQLLTVGVTDAGDAANVVRTEQIGGIFIGGWTDRALLAGGQIKPVKAASAIPLMVTIDEEGGRVSRVKDLIGVAPSSRVVAQTMSPDEFYTASVQRLTKLRELGVTVNFAPDIDVSSQPDDTVIGDRSFSADPETVTAYADAYIRALHETGVGGVLKHFPGHGSGSGDSHTGAVRTPPLAQLQAIDLVPFRNLVGSGLGVMIGHLDVPGLTTANVPASISPEVMALLRNGTGYGAAPFTGPIFTDDLGGMAAITDRMSIEEAVEAALVAGADNALWISTDAVPSVLDRLEQAVATGRLPLTRVDASVLRMAAYKGALPAC; encoded by the coding sequence ATGCGGAGACCGCCACTGCTGCTGCTCGCCCTCATCGCCGCGGCCGCCACCGCCTGCTCGAGCGGCGACGTCGCCCGCACCGCCACCGAGACCACCACCACCGCCCCGGTCACCGCGCCCCCCGCGGTCACCACCGTCGCCCGCGACTGCGGCGCCGAGTTCCTCGCCACCCTCACGACCAGGCAGAAGCTGGCCCAGCTGCTCACCGTCGGCGTGACCGACGCCGGGGACGCGGCGAACGTGGTGCGCACCGAGCAGATCGGCGGCATCTTCATCGGCGGCTGGACCGATCGCGCGCTGCTCGCGGGCGGGCAGATCAAGCCGGTCAAGGCCGCGTCGGCGATCCCGCTCATGGTCACCATCGACGAGGAGGGCGGCCGCGTCTCCCGGGTGAAGGACCTGATCGGCGTCGCGCCGTCCTCCCGCGTGGTCGCGCAGACCATGAGCCCGGACGAGTTCTACACCGCCTCGGTGCAGCGCCTCACCAAGCTGCGCGAGCTCGGCGTGACCGTGAACTTCGCCCCCGACATCGACGTCAGCAGCCAGCCGGACGACACCGTGATTGGCGACCGCTCGTTCTCCGCCGACCCGGAGACCGTCACCGCCTACGCCGACGCCTACATCCGCGCGCTGCACGAGACCGGCGTCGGCGGCGTGCTCAAGCACTTCCCCGGCCACGGCTCCGGCTCCGGCGATTCGCACACCGGCGCCGTGCGCACCCCGCCCCTGGCCCAGCTGCAGGCCATCGACCTGGTGCCGTTCCGCAACCTGGTCGGCTCCGGCCTCGGCGTCATGATCGGGCACCTGGACGTGCCCGGGCTGACCACCGCGAACGTCCCCGCCAGCATCAGCCCCGAGGTGATGGCGCTGCTGCGCAACGGCACCGGCTACGGCGCAGCGCCGTTCACCGGCCCGATCTTCACCGACGACCTGGGCGGCATGGCAGCGATCACCGACCGGATGTCGATCGAGGAGGCGGTCGAGGCCGCCCTGGTCGCCGGCGCCGACAATGCCCTCTGGATCAGCACCGACGCCGTCCCATCGGTGCTGGACCGGCTGGAGCAGGCCGTCGCCACCGGCAGGCTGCCGCTCACCCGGGTCGACGCCTCGGTGCTGCGCATGGCCGCCTACAAGGGCGCGCTACCCGCCTGCTGA
- a CDS encoding MSMEG_0572/Sll0783 family nitrogen starvation response protein, protein MSAPTTTDIDKAIEANIAASLAEIPHPALPKGSNIYGATKIFPDYRAEAGETYFTLVHGIAHESSVSFVAILQATRALRKGFESAIYFYGPGAINAVATRGFPTTGDSGFPGEQNINDALATFIKEGGKVFACRFGLALHGAREEDLIEGVIPAHPLDVQDALIHYARKGAIINSTYQL, encoded by the coding sequence GTGTCCGCACCCACCACGACCGATATCGACAAGGCCATCGAGGCGAACATCGCCGCATCGCTGGCCGAGATCCCGCACCCGGCGCTGCCGAAGGGCAGCAATATCTACGGCGCCACCAAGATCTTCCCGGACTACCGGGCGGAGGCGGGCGAGACCTACTTCACCCTGGTGCACGGGATCGCGCACGAATCCTCGGTGAGCTTCGTCGCGATCCTGCAGGCGACGAGGGCGCTGCGGAAGGGGTTCGAGTCGGCCATCTACTTCTACGGGCCCGGCGCCATCAACGCCGTCGCCACCCGCGGCTTCCCGACCACCGGGGACAGCGGGTTCCCCGGCGAGCAGAACATCAACGACGCGCTGGCGACCTTCATCAAAGAGGGCGGGAAGGTGTTCGCCTGCCGGTTCGGGCTGGCGCTGCACGGGGCGCGCGAGGAGGACCTGATCGAGGGCGTCATCCCGGCGCATCCGCTGGACGTGCAGGACGCGCTGATCCATTACGCCCGCAAGGGCGCCATTATCAACTCGACCTATCAGCTGTAG
- a CDS encoding MSMEG_0568 family radical SAM protein, translating to MSNLSTRIDLALLGVRVDAPVSRRAGAGPSDDGHVLIGGVGAAIPLRSDSPYSVRDNRLLLDGADLGLEVEPVRRPAFYDLRTADGVGYDKIARLHGKDVLATTVVQTCIRYGAEQRCRFCAIEASLAAGDTVAVKRPEQLAEVAAAAVRLDGVRQMVMTTGTSAAKDRGARHLARCVRAVKAAVPELAIQVQCEPPGDLATLSELREAGADAIGIHVESLDDAVRARWMPGKATVPLAEYRAAWAEAVRVFGRNQVSTYLLVGLGEDPDELVAGAAELIELGVYPFVVPFRPLAGTLAVAVDRAVAPPSALVRDVTVRVGALLEAAGMRGSGQKAGCAACGACSLLQNAGG from the coding sequence ATGAGCAATCTGTCGACCCGGATCGATCTGGCGCTGCTCGGTGTCCGCGTCGACGCGCCGGTCTCGCGGCGCGCGGGCGCGGGGCCGAGCGATGACGGGCACGTGCTCATCGGGGGCGTCGGCGCGGCGATTCCCCTGCGATCGGACAGCCCGTACTCGGTGCGGGACAACAGGTTGCTGCTGGACGGTGCCGATCTGGGGCTCGAGGTCGAGCCGGTCCGCAGGCCCGCCTTCTACGACCTGCGCACCGCCGACGGGGTCGGCTACGACAAGATCGCCCGGCTGCACGGCAAAGACGTGCTCGCCACGACCGTCGTGCAGACCTGCATCCGGTACGGCGCGGAGCAGCGCTGCCGGTTCTGCGCCATCGAGGCGTCGCTGGCCGCCGGTGACACCGTCGCGGTGAAGCGGCCGGAGCAGCTGGCCGAGGTCGCGGCGGCCGCGGTGCGGCTGGACGGGGTGCGGCAGATGGTGATGACCACCGGCACCTCGGCGGCGAAGGACCGCGGGGCGCGGCACCTGGCCCGCTGTGTGCGGGCGGTCAAGGCGGCGGTGCCCGAGCTGGCGATCCAGGTGCAGTGCGAGCCGCCGGGTGACCTGGCGACGCTCTCCGAGCTGCGCGAAGCGGGCGCCGATGCCATCGGCATCCACGTGGAGTCGCTGGACGACGCGGTGCGCGCCCGCTGGATGCCGGGCAAGGCGACGGTTCCGCTGGCCGAGTACCGGGCCGCGTGGGCGGAGGCGGTCCGGGTCTTCGGCCGCAACCAGGTCTCGACCTACCTGCTGGTCGGCTTGGGCGAGGATCCGGACGAGCTGGTGGCGGGGGCGGCCGAGCTGATCGAGCTCGGGGTCTACCCGTTCGTCGTCCCCTTCCGCCCGCTGGCCGGGACGCTCGCCGTTGCCGTCGACCGGGCGGTGGCGCCGCCGTCCGCGCTGGTGCGCGACGTGACCGTCCGGGTCGGCGCCCTGCTCGAGGCGGCCGGGATGCGGGGGTCCGGCCAGAAGGCGGGCTGCGCCGCCTGCGGAGCCTGCAGCCTCCTGCAGAACGCCGGAGGGTGA